A region of the Bryobacteraceae bacterium genome:
TCGCGGTGGATGGAGACCACCGCACGGGCGACATCCAGCACCTGATCGGGACGGACGAAGCCCACCGGATCCGCCAGCCGGGGATGCGTGGTGCGGTCGCCGTTGGTCTGGCCCATGCCGCCGCCCGCCAGAAACGTGAAGCCTGCCACCTCGCCGCGTTCGAAGTGGGCCACAAAGCCGAGATCATCCGAGTAAATGTCGGCCGTGTTGTCGCCTTCGCGGGTGAATCCGATTTTGAATTTGCGTGGCAGATACGTGTCTCCGTAGAGCGGCTCGCTTTCCTCGCCCGCGTCCGTCAGGGTGGCGGCCCGCTCGCCATCCAGCCAGATCTCGGCATAGGCGCGGGTCTTTGGTTTCAGCGAGCGGTCCACCAGCCGCACCCATTCAAGGAGGCTCCGCTGCTCGGGCGTGTCAAACGGCGCGGCGGTGCAGACGACGTTGCGGACCACGTCCCCGCAGGCGGCCAGCGTGTTCAGGCCGGCGCCGCAGATGCCGCGGATCAGGTCCCGGAGCGAGCGCTTCCCGACGTAGTGATATTGCACGCCGCCGCGCGAGGTGATGCGGAGCGTGCCGTCGCCCACCTGGCCGGCCAGGCCGTGCAGCGCCAGATACTGTTCCGGCCGCAGCACGCCGCCCGGCACGCTGACACGCACCATGCAGGAGTATTCCTTTTTCGCCTCCGCCCGCCGCAGATCCCGGTCGTGCTGCTGATAAATCCCGTGGAACTTGAGCACCAGCGTCGTGTCTTTTGCAAAGTGGGCCGCCTCATTGGCCAGTTCTGCGGCAATGGAACCGCGCAGGCGGCGGCTGGCCGCCTTGATGACTTCCGCCCCCGACGGTTTTTTCT
Encoded here:
- a CDS encoding sulfite reductase subunit beta: MAETQKKPSGAEVIKAASRRLRGSIAAELANEAAHFAKDTTLVLKFHGIYQQHDRDLRRAEAKKEYSCMVRVSVPGGVLRPEQYLALHGLAGQVGDGTLRITSRGGVQYHYVGKRSLRDLIRGICGAGLNTLAACGDVVRNVVCTAAPFDTPEQRSLLEWVRLVDRSLKPKTRAYAEIWLDGERAATLTDAGEESEPLYGDTYLPRKFKIGFTREGDNTADIYSDDLGFVAHFERGEVAGFTFLAGGGMGQTNGDRTTHPRLADPVGFVRPDQVLDVARAVVSIHRDFGDRSNRRHARLKYVIEDRGLDWFREQLTRRLGWAPAPPRPLRWARHADWLGWHAQDSAGTRWFFGLRVVSGRLAGRLKDAVAEAVRQLQPEVRFTPQQNLIFANLAPEARGELEAILRHYGVALPGELPPILRHSMACPALPTCGLALTDSERVLPDVVQDIQRQADEAGAAGEIIHLRMTGCPNGCARPYTAEIGIVGQSPKLYSIYLGGSPLATRIATLYTHNVPLERIGQTLRPLLDAWIRERRSQESFGDYCHRIGMEALRTRFLEAPA